One region of Jonesiaceae bacterium BS-20 genomic DNA includes:
- the rplT gene encoding 50S ribosomal protein L20, with protein MARVKRAVNAQKKRRVILERASGYRGQRSRLYRKAKEQVTHSLVYQYRDRKKRKGDFRRLWIQRINAAARAEGMTYNRFIQGLKAAGIEVDRRVLAELAVSDIATFNTLVGLAKAALPADVNAPRQEAA; from the coding sequence GTGGCACGCGTGAAGCGGGCGGTTAACGCCCAGAAGAAGCGTCGGGTAATCCTGGAACGCGCAAGCGGCTACCGCGGTCAGCGGTCCCGTCTTTACCGTAAGGCAAAAGAGCAGGTCACACACTCACTGGTTTACCAGTACCGTGACCGCAAGAAGCGTAAGGGTGACTTCCGTCGCCTGTGGATTCAGCGTATCAACGCTGCTGCCCGCGCCGAAGGCATGACGTACAACCGTTTCATCCAGGGCCTCAAGGCTGCTGGGATTGAGGTTGACCGTCGCGTTCTTGCTGAGCTCGCAGTAAGCGACATTGCAACCTTCAACACCCTTGTTGGACTTGCAAAGGCTGCCCTTCCAGCGGACGTTAACGCGCCACGCCAGGAAGCTGCCTGA
- a CDS encoding RNA methyltransferase, translating to MTDLTNPRAERVKLVRGLAKPAARTKTGFFLVEGPQSVREAVAHTPDMVRDVYFSDTALDKHREILTMAHAKGVYTHTASDEVVDAMSKDAQGVVAVVRQLDRGAGALEHALSKGVKNVAVLHTVRDPGNAGTVIRAADAAGCDLVIMTQESVDVFNPKVVRSTAGSLFHIPVVTGIAVEDAISQLKAAGLMVLAAAGQGTHDLDDLQDVAGTQAAGEVDLAKPTAWLFGNEARGLSAQEVELAHSSVRVPIRGLAESLNLSTAATVCLYATSRAQR from the coding sequence ATGACTGACCTAACTAACCCACGCGCTGAACGAGTGAAACTGGTACGCGGCCTAGCAAAGCCTGCGGCCCGTACAAAGACCGGGTTTTTTCTGGTCGAGGGACCTCAATCCGTGCGTGAGGCCGTGGCACACACGCCGGATATGGTCCGGGACGTGTACTTCAGTGACACCGCGCTGGACAAACACCGTGAGATCCTGACTATGGCCCATGCCAAGGGTGTTTACACGCACACGGCCTCCGATGAGGTCGTAGATGCAATGAGCAAGGACGCCCAAGGCGTTGTGGCAGTCGTGCGCCAACTCGACAGGGGAGCAGGTGCCCTCGAGCACGCCCTTTCCAAGGGTGTCAAGAACGTCGCAGTGCTCCATACCGTACGGGACCCGGGTAACGCCGGAACCGTTATTCGCGCCGCTGATGCAGCCGGCTGCGACCTGGTGATCATGACCCAGGAATCCGTAGATGTTTTTAACCCTAAAGTCGTGCGCTCAACCGCCGGTTCGCTCTTTCACATTCCGGTTGTCACCGGAATTGCTGTCGAAGACGCGATCTCACAGTTGAAGGCTGCTGGCCTGATGGTGCTTGCTGCCGCAGGCCAGGGAACCCATGACCTTGATGATCTGCAGGACGTTGCGGGCACACAGGCAGCTGGCGAGGTTGACTTAGCAAAGCCAACGGCTTGGCTCTTTGGCAACGAAGCTCGCGGTTTGAGCGCCCAAGAGGTTGAACTCGCTCATTCGTCCGTAAGGGTCCCAATCAGGGGCCTTGCGGAGTCACTAAACTTGAGCACGGCGGCAACAGTTTGCCTCTACGCAACTTCACGCGCCCAGCGCTAA
- a CDS encoding Fur family transcriptional regulator, whose product MSATQFEQLLRDNNLRVTATRLAVMNCVAEHPHTNADNVLKQVRAQLGTASVQAIYDVLHTLAKAKILNCVEPAGHPARYELRVGDNHHHAVCRSCGLVEDVDCAVGYAPCLTPSTDHGFEIESAEVLYWGTCASCLST is encoded by the coding sequence ATGAGCGCAACACAGTTTGAGCAGTTACTGCGGGATAACAACCTGCGTGTGACTGCCACCCGCCTAGCGGTCATGAATTGTGTAGCCGAGCATCCTCACACCAACGCAGACAACGTCTTGAAGCAAGTGCGCGCCCAACTTGGCACCGCTTCGGTTCAAGCAATCTACGACGTACTGCACACCTTGGCGAAGGCCAAGATTTTGAACTGCGTTGAGCCTGCCGGCCACCCAGCCCGGTACGAACTGCGCGTGGGAGACAATCACCATCACGCTGTTTGCCGGTCCTGCGGCCTTGTTGAGGATGTTGACTGTGCGGTTGGTTACGCACCATGCCTGACCCCGTCAACCGATCACGGGTTTGAGATTGAATCCGCTGAGGTGTTGTATTGGGGCACTTGCGCGTCCTGCTTATCAACCTAA
- a CDS encoding catalase, giving the protein MSQPLHTTTQTGTPVASDAHSLTTGPDGVTALHDRYLVEKLAQFNRERIPERIVHAKGGGAFGEFVVTEDVSAYTSAAVFQPGTTTPTVQRFSSVAGEMGSPDTWRDVRGFSVKFYTSEGNLDIVGNNTPVFFIRDGIKFPDFIHSQKRLPGSGLRDADMQWDFWTQSPESTHQVTYLMGDRGLPRSWREMPGFGSHTYQWINAAGERFWVKYHFKSLQGNHYLTNDEAEKIAGADADYYRRDLYESIAKGNFPGWDLFVQVMPYEEAKTYRFNPFDVTKVWPHADYPLIKVGTHTLNRNPENHFAQMEQLALSPANTVPGTDISPDKMLMARVFSYPDAQRYRVGTNYNQIPVNAPVNQVNNYSQDGAARHHFNAPEVPVYAPNTFGGPAASEEAARAGGWETDGELVRAAATLRSEDSDAGQAGTMYREVFSAEAKARFLETLTGQGNSITVPEIRERFFGYWTAVDADLGAQLRANVGK; this is encoded by the coding sequence ATGTCGCAACCGTTGCACACCACTACTCAGACGGGCACCCCCGTTGCTAGTGACGCTCACTCCCTAACCACCGGTCCTGATGGCGTAACTGCCCTGCACGACCGTTACCTAGTTGAGAAGCTGGCGCAGTTTAACCGCGAACGTATTCCAGAGCGTATTGTGCACGCCAAGGGTGGCGGTGCTTTCGGTGAGTTCGTAGTAACCGAGGATGTCTCCGCATACACGAGCGCAGCCGTATTCCAGCCAGGAACCACCACCCCAACGGTTCAGCGGTTCTCTTCCGTTGCCGGTGAGATGGGCTCCCCTGACACTTGGCGTGACGTTCGCGGCTTCTCCGTGAAGTTCTACACCTCAGAGGGCAACCTCGACATCGTAGGTAACAACACCCCGGTGTTCTTTATCCGCGATGGCATCAAGTTCCCTGACTTTATCCACTCACAGAAGCGTCTGCCAGGCTCCGGCCTGCGCGACGCCGACATGCAGTGGGACTTCTGGACCCAGTCACCTGAGTCCACCCACCAGGTTACTTACCTCATGGGTGACCGTGGACTACCGCGCTCATGGCGTGAGATGCCAGGCTTTGGCTCCCACACCTACCAGTGGATCAATGCCGCCGGTGAGCGCTTCTGGGTCAAGTACCACTTCAAGTCCCTGCAGGGCAACCACTACCTGACCAACGACGAGGCAGAGAAGATCGCCGGCGCTGACGCTGACTACTACCGCCGCGACCTCTACGAGTCGATCGCTAAGGGTAACTTCCCAGGTTGGGACCTGTTTGTTCAGGTCATGCCGTATGAAGAGGCGAAGACCTACCGTTTCAACCCGTTTGATGTCACCAAGGTGTGGCCACACGCGGACTACCCGCTGATCAAGGTTGGTACGCACACCCTGAACCGCAACCCTGAGAACCACTTTGCACAGATGGAGCAGCTCGCTCTGTCACCTGCTAACACCGTCCCAGGCACCGACATCTCCCCTGACAAGATGCTCATGGCACGCGTATTCTCCTACCCAGACGCACAGCGTTACCGCGTAGGTACCAACTACAACCAGATCCCTGTGAACGCACCTGTTAACCAGGTCAACAACTACTCACAGGACGGTGCCGCACGCCACCACTTCAACGCCCCAGAGGTTCCGGTCTACGCACCGAACACCTTCGGTGGTCCGGCAGCTTCAGAAGAGGCAGCACGTGCTGGCGGCTGGGAGACCGACGGCGAGCTTGTCCGCGCAGCAGCTACCCTGCGTTCCGAGGACTCGGACGCTGGCCAGGCTGGCACCATGTACCGCGAGGTCTTCTCAGCAGAGGCAAAGGCTCGTTTCCTTGAGACCCTTACCGGTCAAGGTAACTCGATCACCGTGCCTGAGATCCGTGAGCGCTTCTTCGGTTACTGGACCGCCGTTGACGCTGACCTTGGTGCGCAGTTGCGGGCCAACGTGGGTAAGTAG
- the infC gene encoding translation initiation factor IF-3, producing the protein MNDRIRVPEVRLVGPAGEQVGVVRLEVALGLAQEADLDLVEVAPDARPPVCKLMDYGKFKYESDMKAREARRNQANTVLKEIRFRLKIDDHDYETKKGHVVRFLSAGDKVKVMIMFRGREQSRPEMGVRLLQRLAEDVSDLATVESAPKQDGRNMIMVLGPIKKKTETKTDQRRQPESTVKSTRAERQAARAAQAQQEQEAQAPSAPVEEVAPVVVEPAVVAPVEVVAEPVATEPAEATPVAVEPAVVEPAVVEPVAAKPVTTKPAVAKPVTTKPAVAKPAVAKPVAAKPAAAKPAAKPAVAKPVAAKPAAAKPAAAKPAAAKPAAKPVAKPAVAKKETAPKPSVESAEEAN; encoded by the coding sequence ATCAACGATCGAATCCGAGTTCCCGAGGTTCGACTTGTCGGACCTGCCGGAGAGCAGGTCGGTGTTGTCCGCCTAGAGGTCGCACTTGGGTTAGCCCAGGAAGCAGACCTTGACCTGGTTGAGGTTGCACCCGACGCACGTCCACCAGTTTGCAAACTGATGGACTACGGCAAGTTCAAGTACGAGTCCGATATGAAGGCTCGTGAAGCACGTCGCAACCAGGCAAATACGGTTCTCAAGGAGATTCGTTTCCGCCTTAAGATCGACGACCACGACTACGAGACCAAGAAGGGCCACGTAGTACGGTTCCTCTCGGCCGGAGACAAGGTCAAGGTCATGATCATGTTCCGTGGACGTGAGCAGTCTCGCCCAGAGATGGGTGTGCGCCTGCTGCAGCGTCTAGCTGAAGATGTTTCTGACTTGGCTACGGTTGAAAGTGCGCCCAAGCAAGACGGCCGCAACATGATCATGGTTTTGGGTCCGATCAAGAAGAAGACCGAAACCAAAACGGATCAGCGCCGTCAGCCGGAGTCGACTGTAAAGTCCACCCGTGCAGAACGCCAGGCAGCACGTGCAGCACAAGCTCAGCAGGAACAGGAAGCGCAAGCGCCCTCTGCTCCAGTTGAGGAAGTTGCCCCAGTCGTAGTTGAACCGGCAGTCGTAGCACCAGTTGAAGTTGTTGCTGAGCCTGTTGCAACTGAACCTGCCGAAGCAACACCCGTTGCAGTTGAGCCGGCCGTAGTTGAGCCGGCCGTAGTTGAGCCGGTAGCCGCTAAGCCAGTGACTACCAAACCAGCCGTTGCTAAGCCAGTGACTACCAAACCAGCCGTTGCTAAGCCTGCGGTAGCCAAGCCAGTTGCTGCTAAACCAGCTGCTGCAAAGCCAGCTGCTAAGCCTGCGGTAGCCAAGCCAGTTGCTGCGAAACCAGCTGCTGCAAAGCCTGCCGCTGCTAAACCAGCTGCTGCAAAGCCTGCGGCTAAGCCAGTTGCGAAGCCTGCAGTTGCCAAAAAGGAAACTGCACCAAAGCCTTCCGTTGAGTCCGCTGAAGAGGCGAACTAA
- a CDS encoding DUF1844 domain-containing protein, translated as MVSTESASFEANASQPIDSQAATRDIAEVAAIEVITTACVHLMSAAAVKCGLAPGEEGESLKDLDEARKLINALAALVITAAPDIGNQHARSLRDGLRSLQLAFREASTIQDEPGEGPGEQFTGFVS; from the coding sequence ATGGTTTCCACCGAGAGCGCCTCCTTCGAGGCCAACGCTTCCCAGCCCATTGATTCGCAAGCAGCAACTCGTGACATTGCCGAGGTTGCCGCAATTGAAGTCATCACCACCGCCTGTGTGCACCTCATGAGCGCCGCCGCAGTGAAATGCGGGTTGGCCCCAGGCGAAGAGGGCGAATCATTGAAGGACTTGGATGAAGCCCGCAAGTTGATTAACGCCCTTGCGGCCTTGGTTATCACCGCAGCTCCTGACATTGGCAACCAGCACGCCCGGTCATTGCGCGATGGCTTGCGTTCCTTGCAACTGGCCTTTAGGGAAGCCTCGACCATCCAAGACGAACCTGGCGAAGGCCCGGGTGAACAGTTCACCGGGTTTGTCAGTTGA
- the rpmI gene encoding 50S ribosomal protein L35, producing MPKNKTHSGAKKRFRVTGSGKIMRERAGKRHLLEHKPTSQKRRLSSDVEVSDADVKTVKKMLGL from the coding sequence ATGCCGAAGAACAAGACGCACTCCGGCGCTAAGAAGCGCTTCCGTGTAACCGGTAGCGGCAAGATCATGCGTGAGCGTGCTGGAAAGCGCCACCTGCTCGAGCACAAGCCGACCTCTCAGAAGCGTCGTCTGTCCTCTGACGTTGAGGTCAGCGATGCTGACGTCAAGACCGTCAAGAAGATGCTCGGCCTCTAA